From the Burkholderia glumae LMG 2196 = ATCC 33617 genome, one window contains:
- a CDS encoding non-ribosomal peptide synthetase encodes MTQSAPSVYAQFEQACAAQPDALALEGPSGQLSYAGLLASVAAIGTRLAEAGVTPGTLVGVLLPRDFRLPAAILAAFGSQAVYVPLTEKYPPERIREIVLSHRITHVVTSQALTALLPPECRAIVLPSEPGAAQGAGWRPAAPRGDDAPAYVVFTSGSTGTPKGVLIGEASLRNLIDWYRAAYRPDERRAVLASTQITFDLSLFELVCTLCSGSKVVLVDSILQLLEADAQFDVSLINTVPSAARELVRRRRFPAATRVVNLAGEALYQDLVDAIHDAAPQVRQVYNLYGPSEDTTYSTGHAVPRHGSSRTVSIGRSLPGKTAHLLDDALMPVEPGAVGEICLSGEGVALGYLNDPRLTEQKFPTVAQGPLKGLRLYRTGDLGQFDDDGLLRYLGRADRQVKVRGVRIEPGEVEVALRGIAGVADAAVVKVVDPSGNDQLVALVVPQPGQVPGHEILDQLQSRLPAFMVPSRVEPIAAIPLNGNGKTDRTALERIASACYRAEPAVDDLAEQVREVVATLMARTDVASDTDFFRIGGNSLLSAQLTFLLQQRFAVTVSIADVFRLRTPAALAAAIGSRRAANQPAEARSAAPAPSPAAAVAAPVAPPAAPAPAQPREGAGGPAVGGTLATAAQRGIWLLENSPGGRAVSNAPLVFDYSGTLERARLARCVTHWLARHPILRSTYAWEDGALRIREREAAPFVLASVDLRAEPDEQRMVRAEALIAAEAMRPFDLRHDPMLRVTELRLGDHAGRLIFVFHHIAVDDRAMNVLFAELERDYRAGDAPLAVDAAPARRFADFAAETRGGTAAHADLAYWVEQLRDYRGATAYLVAPDAKPVARFAGRLHHHRLPAAISRDFEAAAARRAVTPFALFTTAVTALLRHGAGTEDVTIGSFFSQRDHFADGELVGFFVNTLPLRVRSGADWDLDRLAQAVALTLADAQTHRHVAAEDIFDALQASTALRRAAFRVMVNLEPEQAETLEMDGFTARRVPLDRGVAKYDLLFSLRKEEGSYRVLVEYHTELYSETLIARICANLDRVLAALTGTARVALAALALPDPRDEAAWSAAPTDDGGAAAPADFRTLVREIWAGEVGHGDFGDGENFFDVGGSSLKIMSVYETLSQRLAERGIDKELDIVALFEHVTVGTLADFLEEWTAHDALA; translated from the coding sequence ATGACCCAATCCGCACCATCCGTCTATGCCCAGTTCGAGCAGGCCTGCGCCGCGCAGCCCGACGCGCTCGCGCTGGAAGGCCCGTCCGGGCAGCTCAGCTACGCCGGACTGCTGGCGAGCGTCGCCGCGATCGGCACGCGGCTCGCCGAGGCGGGCGTCACCCCCGGCACCCTCGTCGGCGTGTTGCTGCCGCGCGATTTCCGGCTGCCCGCCGCGATCCTCGCCGCGTTCGGCTCGCAGGCCGTGTATGTGCCGCTCACCGAGAAATATCCGCCCGAGCGGATCCGCGAGATCGTCCTGAGCCATCGCATCACCCATGTGGTGACCAGCCAGGCCCTGACCGCGCTGCTGCCGCCCGAGTGCCGCGCGATCGTGCTGCCGTCCGAACCCGGCGCGGCGCAGGGGGCGGGCTGGCGTCCCGCCGCGCCGCGCGGCGACGACGCCCCGGCCTATGTGGTGTTTACCTCCGGCTCGACCGGCACGCCCAAGGGCGTGCTGATCGGCGAGGCGAGCCTGCGCAACCTGATCGACTGGTATCGCGCCGCCTATCGCCCCGACGAGCGCCGCGCGGTGCTGGCCTCGACGCAGATCACCTTCGACCTGTCGCTCTTCGAGCTGGTCTGCACCCTCTGCTCCGGCAGCAAGGTGGTGCTCGTCGACTCGATCCTGCAGTTGCTCGAGGCCGATGCGCAATTCGACGTCAGCCTGATCAACACGGTGCCGTCCGCCGCTCGGGAGCTGGTGCGTCGCCGCCGCTTCCCGGCCGCGACGCGGGTCGTCAACCTGGCCGGCGAGGCGCTGTACCAGGATCTGGTCGACGCGATCCACGACGCCGCGCCGCAGGTGCGGCAGGTCTATAACCTCTACGGCCCGTCCGAGGACACCACCTATTCGACCGGCCATGCCGTACCGCGCCACGGCAGCAGCCGTACCGTCAGCATCGGCCGCTCGCTGCCGGGCAAGACCGCGCACCTGCTCGACGACGCCCTGATGCCGGTCGAGCCCGGCGCGGTCGGCGAGATCTGCCTGAGCGGCGAGGGCGTCGCGCTCGGCTACCTGAACGACCCGCGGCTCACCGAGCAGAAATTCCCGACCGTCGCGCAGGGCCCCTTGAAGGGGCTGCGCCTGTATCGCACCGGCGATCTCGGGCAGTTCGACGACGACGGCCTGCTGCGCTACCTCGGCCGCGCCGATCGGCAGGTCAAGGTGCGCGGCGTGCGCATCGAGCCCGGCGAGGTCGAGGTCGCGCTGCGCGGCATCGCGGGCGTGGCCGACGCGGCGGTGGTGAAGGTCGTCGATCCCTCGGGCAACGACCAGCTCGTCGCGCTGGTGGTGCCCCAGCCGGGCCAGGTGCCGGGACACGAGATCCTCGATCAGTTGCAGAGCCGCCTGCCGGCCTTCATGGTGCCCTCGCGGGTCGAGCCGATCGCGGCGATCCCGCTGAACGGCAACGGCAAGACCGACCGCACCGCACTGGAGCGGATCGCCTCGGCGTGCTATCGCGCCGAGCCGGCCGTCGACGATCTCGCAGAGCAGGTCCGCGAGGTGGTCGCCACGCTGATGGCACGCACCGACGTGGCGAGCGACACCGACTTTTTCCGGATCGGCGGCAACTCGCTGCTGAGCGCCCAGCTGACCTTTCTGCTGCAGCAGCGCTTCGCCGTGACGGTCAGCATCGCCGACGTGTTCCGCCTGCGCACGCCGGCCGCGCTGGCGGCCGCGATCGGCTCGCGGCGCGCGGCGAATCAGCCCGCCGAGGCACGGTCAGCCGCGCCGGCACCGTCGCCGGCGGCTGCGGTCGCGGCACCCGTGGCGCCCCCCGCCGCGCCGGCGCCCGCGCAGCCGCGCGAGGGTGCGGGCGGGCCGGCCGTGGGCGGCACGCTCGCTACCGCGGCCCAGCGCGGCATCTGGCTGCTGGAGAACAGCCCCGGCGGGCGGGCCGTGTCGAATGCTCCGCTGGTATTCGACTACAGCGGCACGCTCGAGCGCGCGCGGCTCGCGCGCTGCGTCACGCACTGGCTGGCCCGCCATCCGATCCTGCGCAGCACCTATGCCTGGGAGGACGGCGCCCTGCGGATCCGCGAGCGCGAGGCCGCGCCGTTCGTGCTCGCCAGCGTCGACCTGCGTGCCGAGCCGGATGAGCAGCGCATGGTGCGCGCCGAGGCGCTGATCGCGGCCGAGGCGATGCGGCCCTTCGATCTGCGCCACGATCCGATGCTGCGCGTGACCGAGCTGCGGCTCGGCGATCATGCCGGGCGGCTGATCTTCGTGTTCCATCACATCGCGGTGGACGACCGCGCGATGAACGTCCTGTTCGCCGAACTGGAGCGGGACTACCGGGCCGGCGACGCGCCGCTGGCGGTGGACGCCGCGCCCGCGCGCCGGTTCGCCGACTTCGCCGCCGAGACACGCGGCGGCACGGCGGCGCACGCCGATCTGGCCTACTGGGTCGAGCAGCTGCGCGACTATCGCGGCGCGACCGCCTACCTGGTCGCGCCCGACGCGAAGCCGGTCGCGCGCTTTGCCGGCCGGCTCCATCACCACCGGCTGCCGGCCGCGATCAGCCGCGATTTCGAGGCAGCCGCCGCGCGCCGCGCGGTGACGCCTTTCGCGCTGTTCACCACCGCCGTGACCGCGCTGCTGCGGCACGGCGCCGGCACCGAGGACGTGACGATCGGTTCGTTCTTCTCGCAGCGCGACCATTTCGCCGACGGCGAGCTGGTGGGTTTCTTCGTCAACACGCTGCCGCTGCGGGTGCGCAGCGGTGCCGACTGGGATCTGGACCGGCTCGCCCAGGCGGTGGCGCTCACCCTCGCCGACGCGCAGACGCATCGCCACGTGGCCGCCGAGGACATCTTCGACGCGCTGCAGGCCAGCACCGCGCTGCGGCGCGCGGCCTTCCGCGTGATGGTGAACCTGGAGCCGGAGCAGGCCGAAACGCTGGAGATGGACGGCTTCACGGCGCGCCGGGTGCCGCTCGATCGCGGCGTGGCCAAGTACGACCTGCTGTTTTCCCTGCGCAAGGAGGAGGGCAGCTACCGCGTGCTGGTCGAGTACCACACCGAGCTTTACAGCGAGACGCTGATCGCGCGGATCTGCGCGAATCTCGACCGCGTGCTCGCCGCGCTCACGGGTACGGCGCGCGTCGCGCTGGCCGCGCTCGCGCTGCCGGATCCGCGCGACGAGGCGGCCTGGAGCGCGGCGCCGACGGACGACGGCGGCGCCGCGGCGCCGGCCGATTTCCGCACCCTGGTGCGCGAGATCTGGGCCGGCGAGGTCGGGCATGGAGATTTCGGCGACGGCGAGAATTTCTTCGACGTCGGCGGCAGTTCGCTCAAGATCATGTCGGTCTACGAAACCCTGTCGCAGCGCCTCGCCGAGCGCGGCATCGACAAGGAACTCGACATCGTCGCGCTGTTCGAGCATGTCACCGTCGGCACGCTGGCCGACTTCCTGGAGGAATGGACCGCCCATGACGCACTCGCATGA
- a CDS encoding GNAT family N-acetyltransferase yields the protein MTTRYFLKKHVKIEPLVNRWHANPWLVYPPTAAYLTRHHLAIMASFVQHPSLHGKAADDPRMRGGPFAQGLDLADVPAMQALIDTTRADGAALLGLADDLDALAATLKEADGHSLNAFYARLPQRLRGLVELAYQRGNLAYPRLMEALFYDAYDTRALQSFALASQSDDSRPFCLSTPRLPSSGDVLLDLPFADPLAIALSAARRHGLDQDQFDALLARTAPGTEAGALAALFTREPPPAPRSEPHEPRVRYFGHACVLVQTGAENLLFDPLVSYAFDGQSPRFTYDDLPEVIDYVVITHSHHDHFVLETLLQLRDRVKTIVVPQNTYGQLMDPSMKHVAQALGFANVMVMSEFDALPLRNGTLHAVPFLGEHGDLDIRSKLGFLVETPQRRVLMVADSNNLDDRLYQRIRARYGRIDTLFIGMECEGAPVSWLYGSMLDTRIARSMDESRRLNGSDCAAGFRLAEIIGAQRVFIYAMAQEPWLTFISSLEYDESSLAMREARKMVEACRQAGLEACLLNGCVDITLRAPAAGAGSLEADLAILIDGMKHKNGYLPRRIGAAMRVHETDGHLVVNSALPTDTFNLVISSPDAGTHPDTIAEIARGFGAAGLPAAWWASDRAADEALRDALGEAGFEPEETDVGMLAELAVLPEIGAPHGFRIRQIGEAADIARFGALIGALFVPPDPCVDAFYRQAAELGLAADEPLKLYLGELDGVPVCTVAIYLADDVAHVFDVSTAQQWRRRGLGTVALQAVLREARERFGARRAALQASPDGLGVYRRLGFREVCAFQVHSNRGTLTAPKGGAR from the coding sequence GTGACAACCCGATACTTCCTGAAGAAGCATGTCAAGATCGAGCCGCTGGTCAATCGCTGGCACGCGAACCCCTGGCTCGTCTATCCACCGACCGCCGCGTATCTGACACGGCACCACCTCGCCATCATGGCGTCGTTCGTCCAGCACCCGTCGCTGCATGGCAAGGCGGCGGACGACCCCCGCATGCGCGGCGGCCCGTTCGCCCAGGGGCTCGACCTGGCCGACGTGCCGGCCATGCAGGCGCTGATCGACACCACGCGCGCCGATGGCGCGGCGCTGCTCGGCCTGGCCGACGATCTCGACGCGCTCGCCGCCACGCTCAAGGAGGCCGACGGCCACTCGCTCAACGCGTTCTACGCACGGCTGCCGCAGCGCCTGCGCGGCCTGGTCGAGCTGGCGTATCAACGCGGCAACCTGGCCTATCCGCGCCTGATGGAGGCCTTGTTCTACGACGCTTACGATACCCGCGCGCTGCAATCCTTCGCGCTCGCGTCGCAGTCCGACGACAGCCGGCCATTCTGCCTCAGCACACCGCGCCTGCCCTCGAGCGGCGACGTGCTGCTCGACCTGCCGTTCGCGGATCCGCTCGCCATCGCACTGAGCGCGGCGCGCCGGCACGGGCTCGATCAGGATCAGTTCGACGCGCTGCTCGCGCGCACTGCGCCCGGCACCGAGGCCGGAGCACTCGCCGCGCTGTTTACCCGCGAGCCGCCGCCGGCCCCGCGCAGCGAGCCGCACGAACCCCGTGTCCGTTATTTCGGCCATGCCTGCGTGTTGGTGCAAACCGGCGCGGAGAACCTGCTGTTCGATCCGCTCGTCAGCTACGCATTCGACGGCCAGTCGCCGCGCTTCACCTACGACGACCTGCCCGAGGTGATCGACTACGTGGTGATCACGCACTCGCATCACGACCACTTCGTGCTCGAGACGCTGCTGCAGTTGCGCGACCGCGTGAAGACCATCGTGGTGCCGCAGAACACCTACGGCCAGTTGATGGACCCGTCGATGAAGCATGTCGCGCAGGCGCTCGGTTTCGCGAACGTGATGGTGATGAGCGAATTCGATGCACTGCCGTTGCGCAACGGCACGCTGCACGCGGTGCCGTTCCTCGGCGAGCATGGCGATCTCGACATTCGCAGCAAGCTCGGCTTCCTGGTGGAAACGCCGCAGCGGCGCGTGCTGATGGTGGCCGATAGCAATAATCTCGACGACCGCCTGTACCAGCGGATCCGCGCGCGCTATGGGCGCATCGACACGCTGTTCATCGGCATGGAGTGCGAAGGGGCGCCGGTATCCTGGCTGTACGGTTCGATGCTCGATACCCGCATCGCGCGCTCGATGGACGAGAGCCGGCGCCTGAACGGCTCGGACTGTGCCGCCGGCTTCCGGCTCGCCGAGATCATCGGGGCGCAGCGCGTCTTCATCTATGCGATGGCCCAGGAGCCGTGGCTCACCTTCATCAGCAGCCTCGAATACGACGAGAGCTCGCTGGCCATGCGCGAGGCGCGCAAGATGGTCGAGGCCTGCCGTCAGGCGGGCCTCGAGGCCTGCCTGCTCAACGGCTGCGTGGACATCACGCTGCGCGCGCCGGCCGCCGGGGCGGGCAGCCTCGAGGCCGATCTCGCGATCCTGATCGACGGCATGAAGCACAAGAACGGCTATCTGCCGCGCCGCATCGGCGCGGCAATGCGCGTGCACGAGACGGACGGCCACCTGGTCGTGAACAGCGCTCTGCCGACCGACACCTTCAATCTCGTGATCAGCTCGCCCGACGCGGGCACGCATCCCGACACGATTGCCGAGATCGCGCGCGGCTTCGGTGCGGCGGGGCTGCCGGCCGCGTGGTGGGCGTCCGATCGCGCGGCCGACGAGGCGCTGCGAGACGCGCTCGGCGAGGCCGGCTTCGAACCCGAGGAAACCGATGTGGGGATGCTGGCCGAGCTGGCCGTGTTGCCCGAAATCGGCGCGCCGCACGGCTTCCGGATCCGGCAGATCGGCGAGGCCGCCGACATCGCGCGCTTCGGTGCCTTGATCGGCGCGCTGTTCGTGCCGCCGGACCCCTGCGTCGATGCGTTCTACCGGCAAGCCGCCGAACTCGGTCTGGCGGCCGACGAGCCGCTCAAGCTCTATCTCGGGGAACTGGACGGGGTGCCGGTATGCACCGTCGCGATCTACCTGGCCGATGACGTCGCCCATGTGTTCGACGTCAGCACCGCGCAGCAGTGGCGCCGGCGCGGGCTCGGCACGGTCGCCCTGCAAGCGGTGCTGCGCGAGGCGCGCGAGCGCTTCGGCGCACGCCGCGCCGCCCTGCAGGCGTCGCCGGACGGTCTCGGCGTCTATCGCCGGCTCGGTTTTCGCGAGGTTTGCGCGTTCCAGGTGCATTCGAACCGTGGCACGCTCACCGCCCCGAAGGGAGGCGCGCGATGA
- a CDS encoding polyketide synthase, whose protein sequence is MTHSHDARQAAGAAALDIAVIGVGARVPGARGPDALWSLLMSGEDGLTTFTPEQLAAELEALGEVDRARYVPRRGVIDGIEAFDAPFFKLSAAEADLLDPQHRVLMEVVWEALEDAQASDCAGASLGLFTTSGLSQYLIRHLLPDPALRERHGELQLLMLNDKDFLATRLAYFLDVHGPAVNLQTGCSSGLVALHYACLSLQRGDCAAAVVGGVSIALPQQSGYVYSENMIGSRDGVCRAFDRDASGTVRGNGACAVVLKPLAAALADGDPVRAVIKGSALNNDGRDKVGFTAPSPRWQAEVIARAYRDCGVALDDIDLVEAHGTGTPLGDPIEARALNQVFGGAGTGRTRYLGALKTQIGHLDTAAGLAGLVKLCLALDHDTIPPTAHFRELNPRIGFGDAPFTINREPVAWPRRERPRCAALSSFGIGGTNAHVVVAEAPNCEPQACDGPQAIVVSARSAASLAALRDAYVQALEAMNEADAAGFAAFAAATRVGRRAFEHRLAISASGPAEAVARLRAAPARAAAPLAAGVRIAAEQMAAVAQRLGVTQHADRPDALAARLAALGIRHDQSAPLRLDVSQGAWRLEWADGASLTSDEPLSTPAGLDLQILLWRAGIALDFRLSAGRRGRPPVAVPTYRFERQRHWIEAARAGEAGAAAPPAAGAPPATLVALEVLLLAQWRGLLGQPALRGIDNVFEQGANSLTVAQCVAQLTSTHALPMQVVDCYDAPSVAGQARMLGERLGLAAGLAQAPAAPLPAAEVEQFNNL, encoded by the coding sequence ATGACGCACTCGCATGATGCACGCCAGGCGGCCGGCGCGGCCGCCCTCGACATCGCGGTGATCGGCGTGGGCGCGCGCGTGCCGGGCGCGCGCGGCCCCGACGCACTGTGGTCCCTGCTGATGTCGGGCGAGGACGGCCTGACCACCTTCACGCCCGAGCAGCTGGCCGCCGAGCTGGAGGCGCTGGGCGAGGTCGATCGGGCTCGCTACGTGCCGCGCCGCGGCGTGATCGACGGCATCGAGGCATTCGACGCGCCGTTCTTCAAGCTGTCGGCGGCCGAGGCGGACCTGCTCGATCCTCAGCACCGGGTACTCATGGAGGTCGTCTGGGAGGCGCTGGAGGATGCTCAGGCCAGCGACTGCGCGGGTGCCTCGCTCGGCCTGTTCACCACCTCGGGCCTGAGCCAGTACCTGATCCGCCACCTGCTGCCCGACCCGGCGCTGCGCGAGCGTCACGGCGAGTTGCAGCTGCTGATGCTCAACGACAAGGACTTTCTTGCCACCCGCCTGGCCTATTTCCTCGATGTGCACGGGCCGGCCGTCAACCTGCAGACCGGCTGTTCGAGCGGGCTGGTGGCGCTGCACTACGCCTGCCTGTCGCTGCAGCGCGGCGACTGCGCGGCAGCGGTGGTGGGGGGCGTGTCGATCGCCTTGCCCCAGCAGTCGGGCTACGTCTACTCGGAGAACATGATCGGTTCGCGCGATGGCGTGTGCCGCGCGTTCGATCGCGACGCCTCCGGCACGGTGCGCGGCAACGGCGCCTGCGCGGTGGTGCTCAAGCCGCTGGCGGCCGCGCTCGCCGACGGCGATCCGGTGCGCGCCGTGATCAAGGGCAGCGCGCTCAACAACGACGGCCGCGACAAGGTCGGCTTCACGGCGCCGAGCCCGCGCTGGCAGGCCGAGGTGATCGCGCGGGCCTATCGCGACTGCGGCGTCGCGCTCGACGACATCGACCTGGTCGAGGCGCATGGCACCGGCACGCCGCTCGGCGACCCGATCGAGGCGCGCGCGCTCAACCAGGTGTTCGGCGGCGCAGGCACGGGCCGCACCCGCTATCTCGGCGCGCTGAAGACGCAGATCGGCCATCTCGACACCGCCGCCGGGCTCGCGGGGCTCGTCAAGCTGTGCCTCGCGCTCGATCACGACACGATTCCGCCCACCGCGCATTTCCGCGAACTCAACCCGCGCATCGGCTTCGGTGACGCGCCGTTTACCATCAACCGGGAGCCCGTCGCCTGGCCGCGCCGCGAGCGGCCCCGCTGTGCGGCGCTCAGCTCGTTCGGCATCGGCGGCACCAATGCGCACGTGGTGGTGGCCGAGGCGCCGAACTGCGAGCCGCAAGCCTGCGACGGCCCGCAGGCGATTGTCGTGTCGGCCCGCAGCGCCGCCTCGCTCGCGGCATTGCGAGATGCCTACGTGCAGGCGCTGGAAGCCATGAACGAGGCGGACGCAGCCGGCTTCGCCGCGTTCGCGGCGGCCACGCGCGTCGGCCGCCGTGCCTTCGAACATCGCCTGGCCATCAGCGCGAGCGGCCCCGCCGAGGCCGTCGCGCGGCTGCGGGCGGCGCCGGCGCGGGCGGCCGCGCCGCTTGCGGCCGGCGTGCGGATCGCCGCCGAGCAGATGGCGGCGGTCGCGCAGCGGCTCGGCGTGACGCAGCATGCCGACCGGCCCGATGCGCTGGCGGCCCGGCTCGCGGCGCTCGGCATCCGGCACGACCAGAGCGCGCCGCTGCGTCTCGACGTGTCGCAAGGCGCGTGGCGCCTGGAGTGGGCCGACGGCGCGAGCTTGACGAGCGACGAGCCGCTGTCGACCCCGGCCGGATTGGACTTACAAATATTACTGTGGCGTGCCGGCATTGCGCTAGACTTTCGCCTCTCGGCAGGCAGGCGGGGCCGTCCGCCGGTCGCCGTGCCGACCTATCGATTCGAGCGGCAGCGCCACTGGATCGAGGCGGCTCGCGCGGGCGAGGCCGGCGCCGCCGCGCCGCCCGCGGCCGGCGCGCCGCCTGCCACCCTGGTCGCGCTGGAGGTGCTGCTACTGGCGCAGTGGCGCGGGCTGCTCGGGCAACCGGCGTTGCGCGGCATCGACAACGTGTTCGAACAGGGCGCGAACTCGCTGACCGTCGCGCAGTGCGTGGCGCAGCTCACCTCGACGCATGCGCTGCCGATGCAAGTGGTGGACTGCTACGACGCACCGAGCGTTGCCGGGCAGGCACGCATGCTGGGCGAGCGCCTGGGGCTCGCAGCAGGCCTCGCGCAGGCGCCCGCGGCTCCGCTGCCGGCGGCCGAGGTGGAGCAGTTCAACAACTTATAA